GTATATTCGAATATATTGAAATGTTCTATAATCGAATTAGAAGGCATTCAGCTCTGGGATATAAATCTCCGGTATCATTTGAACTGGAGGATATAGCAGCCTAACTAAACTTTGTGTCCGTTGAAGCAGGGGAACTTCATAATGCTGTCTTCTTCTATTGCAATCATGGAGGCATGTTTCATTTGCGAGTAACTCAACTTTTATATTATATTTGGAAGCAAAATCAACTAATCGTTCAATTTCTTTCATTTTTCTATTTAATTGATGCGAAATCACAACTTTTCTGATAGGCAGATGCAAGTATTCTCTTAATTGTTCAGGAGTATTAACGGCTGCAATTGTGGATATGTTTATAGGGATAGAAGGATATTTTGCATGAAAATATTCCATCAAACTTCTTTCTGAGATAGTAATGCTGTCAGGATTTAATGAGGCAATCAATTCCAATTGTTTATCAAGTCCTAAAACTATCAGATTTTGTATCGTTTCTGTTGTTGGGGCATTTAGTAAATAATTAAAATCAACTTTATTCTTTTTGCATAATTCTATATATTTTATTGCTTGCTCTATTGTTACATCTGGAAGATAAGCATTGCTTCTTCCGCTTCCAAAAGGTCCAATGATTTTTAGAGAATCATATACGGCAAACTGACCTTCGATAAGTTCCAACTGCTTTTTCAAAAGCTCATTGTCCCATCTCGAAGGTATTGATAGTTTCATTTTCACATAGCCTCACTTTGGGGAATATAACAATTAGTAGACTGCCAGCCGTATTTGCTGGAATATGAATATCATAGTTGTATGGGTAAGAAAAGGCAAGCACAAAATATAGTAGTGTGGTTAATAACTTAGCTTGAAGAATGGCTGTACTTGCTCCATAATAGCAGCAAATACAGCCGTCTGGATAACATGGATATTAAATATCCACGATATACGGCATTAAGATTAATCATGAAAGATCAGATACTACCGGATTTTCAGACGTTCCTGCTCTCGCGCAAGCTTGTCCCTGAAAAGCATGTGTCATATTATGCGTTCTGGGTCAGTAAGTTCCTGGCTTTTTCAAATACAAATAATAATCTTACTGATGAATTGAAGATTGAGGCGTTCAGGAATGACCTGATGAAGCAGGAAAAAATTCATGACTGGCAGGTGAGGCAGGCATATGATGCCATAAGGCTGTACACTGGTCATTTCCTGAATGCTGGTAAAGAATTGCCCGATGGAAGAAAGCATCCTGAGATTTCACAAATAATAAAAGAGATGCATAATGTGATTCGTATCAGGCATTATTCATATAAGACAGAACGAACCTATTGTATTCCTCTCCATTGAGGGGAGAGGGTAGGGTGAGGGTGATTAAATCAATGACAAAAGGGTTAACGCACCTTGCAAAAGACCTCAGGAAAAGATCAACTGATGTCGAGCAGTTATTATGGAGCCGTTTACGTGCAAGCCGATTTGAAGGTATGAAGTTTAGACGTCAGCACCCTATTGGGCAATATATCGCCGACTTTGTTTGCCTTGAAAGAAAGCTAATCATCGAATTAGATGGCGGCCAGCATGCTTTGCCGGAGGAAATCCTGAAAGACAGACAAAGAGATGCCTGGCTTGAAAAAGAGGGCTATACTGTTGTGCGTTTTTGGGATAATGAGGTTTTGAGTAATACAAGCGGAGTTCTTGAAGTAATAAGGAGGAGGCTTCATAGTACACCCTCCCCTCAATCCCCTCCCCTCAAGGGAGGGGAAGTAGCTGCCCACTCAAAATAAGAAAAGAATCAAACATTTGAAAGATGTAGGAGAGATTCATAATAAGGATATTCAGAAAGGATATGGTGAAGTTAATATGCCGGATGCCCTTGCCCGTAAATATCCGAATGCCGCAAAGGAATGGGCATGGCAGTATATATTCCCTGCGTCGCAACTCACAGTTGACCCTGAAGATGGAGTGGTAAGACGTTATCATATTCATGAAACTGTTATGCAAAAGAGTGTGAGGGAAGCGATGAAAAAAGCAGGGATTGTGAAACATGCTTCTGTTCATACATTAAGGCATAGCTTTGCAACGCATCTCTTAATGAGCGGTGTAAATATTCGGGAGATACAGACTCTCATGGGACACAAGCATGTGGAGACAACCATGATTTACACACATGTCCTGAGAGACGTATCAAAAGTGCCTGCAAGTCCGCTTGATGTGCTGTATAACAAGACTGAATTGCATCAGAAGTAGCACAAAAAATAAAACCTTCGGAACTGGATCTAAATACTATCTCCATTAACCGCGCCGATCTTTCTGAACTTGTCGTATCTCTCTTTGATGCGCATCTCAGGGGTTTTGTTTGAGAGTTCCTCGATATGGAGCAGTAACGCTCTTTTCATGTTCTCTGCGATCTCTTTGTGGTCTTTGTGCGCGCCTCCTGCGGGTTCGGGTATTATATCGTCGCAGACCCCGAATTTCTTGAGGTCTTCAGCAGTGATCTTAAGCGCTGCGGATGCTCTCTCAAAATCCTTCGGCCCTGTCTCGTTAGGGGCTTTCTTCCATAAGATAGCGGCGCATCCTTCAGGGGATATGACAGAGTAGATCGAATGTTCAAGCATAAGTATCCTGTCTGCGACTGAAAGGGCAAGCGCTCCGCCGCTTCCGCCTTCTCCGATCACGACAGAGATGATAGGGTTCTTCAATTTGAACATCATGTAAAGGTTCTTGGCGATAGCTTCAGCCTGGCCTCTTTCTTCAGCGCCGAGACCGGGATAGGCTCCGGGTGTATCAATGAAGGTGATGAGCGGCTTATTGAAACGGTCAGCGAGCCTCATTATCCTCAGCGCCTTTCTGTATCCTTCAGGGTGGGGTTGGCCGAAGTTCCTCTCGATCCTCTCCCTTGTGGTCTTGCCCTTCTGGTGGCCGATGACTACAACAGGGAATCCTTCAAACCTTGCGATGCCTGCTACTATTGCCGGGTCGTCAGAGAAGTTCCTGTCGCCGTGAAGCTCGACAAAGTCTTCCATCAGGAGCTTTATATAGTCAAGGGTATGGGGCCTGTCGGCATGCCGGGCTATCTGGGTCTTCTGCCACGGCGTAAGCTTTGAAAAGATATTGATCCTCAGGTCAGATGCCTTTTTCTCAAGCTTGCGTATCTCAGAGGTTATATTGACGTCCTTGCCGTCAGCGATGCGCCTCAGCTCTTCGATCTTGTTCTCAAGATCTACTACAGGTTTTTCAAATTCAAGGTAATTATGCATGGGTATAATTATATAATATTAATTAAGAATTGCGGAGCTTTCTCCAAGGATATTTTTTACTTCAACAAGCAGCTCGTTGGAAGGCATAATCTTGAAATCAGTTGAGAGCGTTGTCTCCCATTTCTCTGGAGATATGATCTTAAGGTATACATTGCAGTAGCCTGAATGTTTTGTGAATATATCCTGGAGCTTCCTGAGCCTCAGCGGTTCGGTATCGTTATTCATTACAAGGACAAGTGACCTGAATTTTTGTTCTGCCTGTTTTTCACGGCCGTTCCCCCTCGAAGCCCTTCCTGATGTTGAGACCGCCTTCAATGCCCCTGTGGTATCATTTATGGAGACGACCTCTTTGGCAATTACCTTCACGCCTTTGTCAGACTTGTCGATATGTCCTGCTATGACTATCGGCTCCTCCTGTGATAAAAGCTCGCTGCACTTTGTGTATGTGTCCGGGAAGACGACCGCCTCAACAGTGCCGTACATATCTTCGATAGTGAGGGCTGCCATCATATCTCCCTTCTTTGTAGTTATCTTCTTGATGCTTTGTACTATGCCGCAGATATTGACATCTTCCTTGTCATTGCATTCTCTTATTGATGTTGTGGATTTGACTGAAAGTTTGGCAAGCTGTTCCTTAAACTTGTTAAGCGGATGCCCTGATATATAAAAACCAAGCGCTTCTTTTTCCATGGTCAGGCGCTTTGACTCGATCCACTCCTCGACTTCAGGCAGGTCTTCAGCCGCAGGTGTATGCATGTCGAACATGCTCCCCTGCCCTGAGTGCAGCTCTTTCTGTGCCTTCATTGCGGAATCCATTATAGAAGCCAATGCTTCCATGAGCTGCGCCCTTCTGCCGAATGAATCCATGGCTCCTGCTTTTATCAGGCCTTCGATCACCTTCTTGTTCACCTTTCTTGAATCAGCCCTTAAGCAGAAATCAAAGTATGAAACGAAACGGCCGCTCTCTCTTGTCGAGATGATAGCCTCGATAGCCGAGCCGCCAACACCTTTGACAGCTTCAAGGCCGAAACGTATAGCCCTTCCCATGACGGTGAATTCCCTCTTGCTTTCATTCAGGTCAGGCGGAAGTATCTCTATATCCATATCCCTGCACTCGATAATATATGCAACGACCTTTTCAGTATTATCCATATCCGAACTCAGGGATGCTGCCATGAACTCAACAGGGTAGTGGGCCTTCAGATATGCGGTTTGGTATGCTATAAGCGCATATGCCGCGGAATGTGACTTATTGAAACCGTACTCGGCAAACTGAAGTATCAGCCCGTATAGTTTTTCTGCCTTCTTCTCGGATATCTTGTTCTTCTTCGCGCCTTCAATGAAGGTGTTCTTAAGCTTCTCCATCTCCTCAGGGTTCTTTCCGCCCATAGCCTTTCTCAGGATATCAGCCTGAGCAAGCGTGAAGTTTGCGATCTTGTGCGCGACCTTCATAACCTGCTCCTGATAGAGGATAATGCCGTGTGTCTCTTTAAGTATCTTGTCCAGCTCAGGCAATGAGAGCTTTGACAGAGAACCTGAAGTTATTGTCTCATTAGAAGATTCCTGGTCTTTCTTGCCCTTTATGAACTCATCCACCATTCCGCTTCCAAGAGGCCCCGGCCTGTAAAGCGCTACAAGCGCTATAAGGTCTTCAAAGACCGAAGGCCTTATCCTTACAAGAAGGTCTCTCATGCCGGAACTTTCAAGCTGAAATATTCCGGTGGTCTTTGCAGAGCTCAGGAGGTCAAATGTCTCTTTGTCATCAAGGGGGATATTCTTTATAGAAAAATGTCCAGCTCGCAACTTGTCTTCAGGCAGAAGATTGCTGTTGATTATCTTCTCAGCCTTGTCAATTACAGTAAGCGTCTTGAGGCCGAGGAAGTCGAACTTGAGCAGTCCCATATCTTTTATCGCGTCCATATCATACTGCGTGACTACGGCATCTTCGTTAGAAGCTTTGTAAAGCGGAAGGTAATCGGTCAGAGGTTCCGGTGATATAACAATTCCTGCGGCATGCGTTGAGGCATGCCTTGAGAGTCCCTCAAGCCTCTTGGCAATATCGATCAGTTTCTTTATGTCGTCATTTGTTTCGTAAAGTTCTTTCAGTTGAGGCTCTGCATTAAGCGCTTTGTCAATGGTCATCTTCAGGTCAGACGGGATAAGTTTGGCGACCCTGTCCACTTCAGCATAAGGCATGTTCATCACCCTGCCGACATCTCTTATTGCGCCGCGCGCCTTCATAGTCCCGAACGTTATTATCTGGGCGACATGATCTTTGCCGTACTTATTGGTCACGTAATCAATTACCTCTGACCTTCTGTCCATGCAGAAATCTATATCTATATCAGGCATGCTCACCCTGTCAGGATTCAGGAACCTCTCAAACAGAAGGTCGTATTTCATTGGGTCGATACCGGTTATGTCAAGGCTGTAAGCCACAAGGCTTCCTGCCGCAGAACCTCTTCCCGGGCCTACAGGTATGTCTTTGCTCTTTGCATATTTGATAAAGTCCCAGACTATCAGGAAGTAGGAGGAAAAGCCCATCGCATTTATCGTCTTCAGCTCTGTGACAAGCCTTGATGCGTATTCTTCCGGTATATCGCCGCCGAGCTTTTCCTTGAGTCCTGACTCGACAAGGCTCTTTAAATATGCGTCAAGGTCATCAGTATTGTCTGTGTTATACCTGGGCAGATGGAACTTCCCGAACTTAAGGTCAAGGTTACATCTTTCAGCAACCTTCTTTGTGTTTTCAATTACTTCAGGGTTATCTTTGAAATAAGCTTTTATCTCGTCAGGACTCTTGAAATAGAAGGAATTCCTGGAGAACCTCATCCTCTCCTTGTCGTCAAGGGTCTTGCCGGTCTGTATGCATAAGAGAGCGTCATGCGCGCTTGAGTCTTCTTTATTCAGGTAGTGGCAGTCATTGGTTGCGACAACCCCTATGTGGAGGTCTTTGCCGAGCTCTATCAATTGGCTGTTGATAATATCCTGTTCAGGAAGCTCGTTTGCCTGTACTTCAAGATAGAAGTTATCTGCTCCGAGGATGTGCATATAACTTAGCGCCGCTTCTCTTGCCTTGTCGATCATACCCTTATGAAGAAAGAATGATACCTCACCTTTAAGGCAGGCTGACAGGCCGATAAGCCCACCGCTGTACTGAGACAGCATGTCCTTGTCTATTCTCGGCTTGTAATAGAATCCATCGAGATACGCCTTGCTCACCAGCCGGGTAAGGTTTTGATAACCGTGTATATCTTTGCAAAGGAGTATAAGGTGAAACGATGTCTCTGCTTTTCCGCCGGCTGAATCCTTTTTCAGGTGGCTTTCAGGCGCGACATATACCTCACAGCCTATTATCGGCTTCAGTCCGGCCTTTGAGACCTTTTTATAAAACTCTATCGCCCCGAACATGTTCCCGTGGTCGGTAATAGAGATAGCAGCGAGCTTATACTCGAGGGCCTTCTCGATCATGTCATCAATTCTAATTGCCCCATCAAGCAAGCTGTAATGGGTATGGAGGTGAAGCGGAACGTAGCCGGAATGCATGATAGATTTTAGAATATCAGGGGTCTTTAGTCAAACAACGAAAAAGTTAAAATTTGAGAGTGAAAAGGCATATAATTTTAAAGGGAAAATCCACAACGTCCAACTTTAAATCTTATTTGTGATCGCTATTATTTCTTCAAGTTTTCTTTGCGCTGCTCCTGAGTCAATCGTCTCTTCAGCCTGTCTGACAGCTTCAAAAAAACCATCAGCATGGCCGCCTGCTATCAGGGCTGCGGCAGAGTTCATTATGGTAATGTCTCTCTTGGCGCCGGGTGAGCCTTTAAGTATATCAATAGTTATCTTTGCATTATCCTGAGCTGTTCCTCCGGCAAGCTCGGCCTTGCCTGCTTTCTTAAATCCTATATCCGAAGGAGACAAATAATAGGTGTTAACATCTCCGTTTTTCAGTTCGGATATTTTTGTGGCATCCGTATTTGTGATCTCATCCAGCCCGTCTTTGCCGTGAACGATAAAAGCATGCTCAATGCCGAGGTTTTGGAGTACATGCGCCATTGTCTCCGTAAGCGTGTCGCTGAATACTCCGAGCACCTGTCTCTTTGCGCCGGCAGGGTTAGTAAGCGGCCCGAGTATATTGAAGACGGTCCTTATGCCCATCTCTTTTCGCGGGCCGATTGCGTACTTCATGGCAGGATGAAAGAGCGGGGCGAACATGAAGCCGAACCCGGTCTCCTGAAGACAGCGCTCTACTTTTTCCGGAGCAAGGTCTATCTTTACTCCAAGCGACTCAAGAACATCAGCGCTTCCCGACCTGCTTGAGACAGAGCGGTTGCCGTGCTTTGCTACAGGCACGCCGCATGCCGATACGACAATGGCAGATGTTGTGGATATATTGAATGTATGAGCCATATCGCCGCCTGTCCCGCATGTGTCAACGGTATTGGCAGGTGCCTTTATGGCGGTCACCTTTTCCCTCATTATCATTGCGGCGCCTGTTATCTCCTCAATCGTTTCTCCCTTTAATCTCAGGGCGGTCAGAAAAGAGGCGGTCTGGGCGTCTGTCGCCTTGCCCTCCATGATATCCCTCATGGAATCAGCCATCTGGATTTTTGAAAGGTCTTTGCCCTCTATTAATAAACTGATTGCTTCTTTTATCATTGTGTCCTCCGGTCAAAGTATCACTTTTGGGATATGCTGATTTTATCACAAAAGAAGCGGCAAGGGCGATTATGGAAGTCCGACTTCCATAATTTATGAAGAGGGCGCTGTTTCCACTTTATCGGTTGGTACGCAGACACGGTTTCTGCCGGACTGTTTTGCGATGTAGAGGGCCTTGTCGGCGCGGTCAAGGATCTCCTTCCACTCGTTGTGCTTGTCATTTTCGTTAAATGCCGCAACACCGCAGCTTATGGTGAGGTAGCCTCTTTCGCAGCCTTTATGCTCAATCTTCAAAGACTCTATCGCCTGTCTGAGTTTTTCAGCTACAACTATTGTCTGAGACTTCTCCTGCTCATGCACTATTACGACTATCTCTTCACCGCCCCATCTGAATATGTCGTCAGACAGCCTTATGACTTCTTTCAATGTGTCAGCAACTTTCTTAAGGAGAATATCGCCTTCCATATGGCCGTATGTATCGTTATAGTTTTTAAAGTAATCGATATCGCACATTATCAGGCCGTAATTCTGAAGGTATCTGCACGCGCGGTGATGGGACTTCTTTATCGATTCATAAAAGGCATGGCGGTTCCCGATCTCCATGAGGGCGTCTGTCCTGGCTATTTCCTCCAGCCTTTTATTTAAATTGCCCAGTTCGTTATTCTTCTGTGTAAGTTCCTTTTCAAGGTTCAGAATTCTCTCTCCCGCCCTGACTCTGACCTTAAGCTCTGCAACATCAAAAGGTTTTGCAACGTAATCATCAGCGCCTGCCTCAAGCCCTTCAACTATGTCCTCTTTTTTGTCCTTGCCGGTAAGCAGTATGAAATAAATATATCCTGTTTTATTCAGGGCGCGTATGTTTTTGCACAATGTGACGCCATCCATTTCCGGCATCATCCAGTCCGCGATTATGAACTTGATCTCCTCTTTCAGGAATATTTCCCAGGCTATCATTCCGTTTTCAGCGGCTATTACTTCGTGACCCCAGCTCTTGACGGTCTTCTCCAGGAGTTTTCTTGATATGGGGTCATCTTCAACAACAAGTATCTTCATATTCGCCTTTTGTTATTTACATGCTCTCTGCAAATTTATTCAACGCGGATATTTCAGACCTGAGATTTTCAATAAGCTGCGTGAGTCCGGAGGAGATATCATTATCCCTGCCCTTGTGCTCTATTGCCAAAGCAAGGGACTGCACCTTTGTGGCGCTCAGGTTTCCTGCCGCGCCCTTTATGCTGTGCGCGTTCTTCTGCACGGCGTCCGCATCTCCCGATGCCGCGCCGTCTTCGATCGCCTTGATCTGGCCCGGCACATAAGAAAGAAACTCATTCACCATCTCTTTGTAAAAGTCTTTGTCATCGCCAAACCTGGCCATCGCGCTCTTCATGTCTACAGGTTGATCTGATCCAGGTTCAATACCGGCCTCTGAAGAGGCCTTTTCTCCGGCTTCGGGTTTAGTCATTTCACCGGCCATTTTTGTTATTATCGGTTTCGGGCTGATTATTTTGGATTTTACCCACTTGGAGATCTTGTCCAGCATCTCCTGTGGTTCAATAGGTTTTGATAAATAGTCGTCCATTCCGGCTTCGATGCAGCGTTCAAAGTCGCCTTTCAACGCATGTGCTGTCATGGCTATTATTGTTGTATGCATTCCATGTTTTTCTCTTAAGCGGATCTCGTTTGTGGCTTTGATGCCGTCCATCTCAGGCATCTGTATATCCATTAAAACAATATCGTACTTTTTCTTGTCCAGAGCCTCAAGCGCCAGCCTGCCGTTATCCACAATATCAACCTGATACCCTGCTTTTGTCAGTATTTTCTGCGCCACTTTCTGGTTGACCGGGTTATCTTCAGCAAGCAGTATATTTACGCTCTGGTACTTTGTGTCTCTCAATGTATGGCTGGTCACGATCTTATGCCTATGGGCCGATTTATCCCGTTCTTTTCCGCTGAGCACAGCTATAATTGTTTCCAAAAGCAGAGATTCCTTGACAGGCTTGATAAGGTAGCCTGAACAACCTATATTCCGTATATCTGCGACATCTCCCCTCGACCCCAGCGATGTCAGAATTATTATCTCTGTATCCCTGATCTCAGGAGTGTTCTTGACGATGACGGTGGTGTGCTCACCGTCCATTCCCGGCATCTGCATGTCAAGCAGCATGACCTTGAAAGGGTCTTTAGCTATAGCAGCTTTTTTGAGTTCCCTGATCGCCGCAACTCCGCTGTCGACCGATACGGATCTGCAGCCGTAGTTCTGCAGGGTCTTTTCGAGTATCAGCCTGTTGGTCTTGTTATCGTCTGTTATAAGCACCTTCATTCCCTTAAGTTCCGGAGCTGTCTCATCAATTGGCATGGGCTGGATATCTTTCTGTTTCTTGAGGGGAAGACTGAACCAGAACCTGCTTCCTTTGCCCGGAGTTGTATCAACGCCTATCTCTCCGTTCATGAGTTCAACCAGTTTCTTTGATATGGAGAGCCCCAGCCCGGTACCGCCGTAGATGCGCGTTGTGGAGCCGTCTGCCTGTGAAAACTCATCAAAGATCATATCCAGCTTGTCTTCAGGCAGCCCTATTCCGGTATCTGAAACAGAGAAGAGAATATTCTCTACATCATCGTTCTCTTCGAGAAGTTCCGCCCTTATGACCACTTCTCCTTTTTGAGTGAACTTGATGGCGTTATTGCCCAGGTTCAGCAGGATCTGGCGTATCCTCGCAGGGTCGCCTGTCAGCAGTGAATCCACTTCATGATGGACCATGCAGGCGAGTTCGAGATTCTTTTCAGATGCCTGGAAGGCGAGGGTTTCGGCAACACCTTCAACAGTAAGCCTCAGGTTGAACTCTATATTCTCTATCGGCATCTTCCCTGACTCGATCTTTGAGAAGTCGAGGATGTCATTGATTATGTTCAGAAGGGAATAAGCGCTCTTTTTGACTATTGAAAGAAAATCATACTGTTCATCCGTGAGCTCGGTATCCAGCGCCAGAGAGGTCATGCCGACGATAGCGTTCATGGGCGTGCGTATCTCATGGCTCATGTTTGCAAGGAATTCCGATTTTATCTTGTTTGCTTCTTCAGCCTTGATGCGCTCTGATACAAGATCCTTGTGCGTGCCCTCAAGGATGAACATCATATTATTGAAGGTCTCGGTTGTTTCATAAAGCGCGTCTGCCGTGGACATCTTGTAAACATCACACTGCTCGCATCTGCCGTACTTCTGCGCGAACTGTCCCTGTACCTCGCCGCCGCAGTGTGTGCCTGCCAGCTGCCAGCATCTCACATGCTCTTTTCCGTAAGCAGGGCAGTCTTCTTTCCCGCACTTTTTATATTCCCAGCAGGTGGGGATATAGGGATTATGGACAGGTTTGTATTCATGAGTTGTAAAACCTTTTTTTAGCTCAACCTCGTTAATGATCTGAGAGAAGGTGTCAAGCGCGTGGTGAAGGTTTCCTCTGTCAGCCTCAAGCTTCTCGCGTGTATCCATAAGCACCGCTTCCACTGATTTGCGGTCGGTGATATCCTTGGCTATTATTATTATGTCTGTGATATCGCCTTTGTCATCTTTCAGAACAGAGCCTGAAAGGATGGATGGTATTGAGTTATGGCTCTTTGTCTCGCAGGATGTCTCATATCCCCTGACAATGCCTGTATCAAGGAGCATGCCGAAGAAATCAGCCTGCCTTTCCTCTTTCCCTGACTTGCCGCACAGCATGCCGAATTCATTGCCTATCAATTCGTCCTTGCTGTAGCCGAGGAGGTTGAGCGCCGCATTGTTAACTTTTTTGATCCTGCCTTTGGAATCGAGTATGACCATGATGTCGGCGATAGACTCAAGAATATCGTCGAGATGGCTTTTTGAGACCACGACTTCGGAAAGCCTCTGGGTCATCTTATTAAATGCGCTGCCGAGTTGTCCGATCTCATCATTTGAGGCCACATCAACCTTTTGGCTGAGGTCTCCGTCAGCAACAGATTGAAAAATATTCACAAGGGTTTTTACCGGCCTGGAGAGCGCATTTTGCAGCAGGAAAGCAAGCAGAATGCCGGATAATATTCCAATTGAAGCGAAAACCAAACTGAGGGTTTGTGACCGCTTGCCTTTAGAGATGATCTCTTCCATGTGCCTGGTGATCTCCACGCGCACATTGTTTTTAAGTGTCAGTACATTTTCATGTGCTGAATGTTCTGTTTCAAGAAGTACCTTTTCCCATGAGCGCACGCCTTCTCCGGTCCTTCTCATGGCAAGTTCCTGAGAATACGCAACCATTGCGGTTCTGTATTTCCTTAATTTTTCAATAAAGGAGTTGAGCATCACCCTGTCCTCTTCATCGACAAGAGTGGAAGCGATGGCTTCGGAGTCATTAGTCAGCTCTTTGATATTCTTCAGCAGCGGCTTAATGTCGGTATGGCCTTCAATTACATATACGGTGAGCTGTCCCCTTATATCAACAAACCTTGTTAAAAGTCCATCTACATCTCTGAGATTTTTTCTGTGCCCTTCTTCCAGGGAATTCAGTTCCCGGTTCATGTACGAAGTGTGGTAGATGTCGAGCAGGCTGATAACTGCGATGATGAGTACGAGTATTCCAAGGCCGATATAGCGGAGGGCGCGATTTGATATATGTAATTTATTCATATTTATTTAAATATCAGGAAAAGCGGTTCGGATATTCTGCCCTGTCCGTACCAGTGAGCTGCTTTCTTGTCAATAGGCTCTCCGTAGAGGCCCGGGATCGATATTCCAAAGAGATATTTCTTCCCGGATCTGGGATTGAGCAGGATGTCATCGCTGTGGCCTGTATCAAGTTTGCGCCCAAACTCGACAGTCCATACACCCTCTTTCCAGGTTCCTTTGGCAAGTATATCTGCCATACTTCCTGAGGGCTTCAGATGCAAGAACTGGTCTATCATATCACTCTTGTAACCGGTGAGTATTATGTTCTGGTAGCTGGGGTTGCCTTCATCAGACATTCGCAGGAGATAACGTTTTTTTCCTGTCCTACTCACAACCTCCTGTGATTTGTTCTGAGGGACTGCTGAGATAATGTCATACTTGTCATCAGCATACCCGCTCGGGTCGGTGCGGTTTGCCTTCCAGTACCATATGTCGGCAGTATAGTCATCATCCGAAAAGCTGGAGAGGTCGACTTTATGGTCCATCATATTCCATTTGATGGTAAAGGTATCTTCTCTCTGCGGGCCGAGTATGTATGACTCCATCTCCTTGTCCCAGACCCATGGTTTATGGAGCCTGTCTTCTGTGGCATCAGGATAACTGAGCAGAAAGTAGATCATATCATCAGTGTAAACGCTTTTGATCGTTACATCTGCTTCTGTCCGGACATCTTTTACCTTATAACTTTTTATCCCTTCCCAAACCTTGTCATTGAAAACTCCGTCAATGGCAGGGGACTCCTTGACTTTGGTAGAGATGATGTCTTGTGAGGCAAGGGCGGTTCCGAAGGAAAGGATTAGTGCTGAGGTGATCAATAAAGATGAAATAATACCTTTCGTTTTCATGCTCTCCTCCATTGGATCAAATGATAAGCTTCATCCATATATATGTGTAATTATATTCTTTCTACATATGATTAAGCTACTCCGGCAGTTTGTTGAATATCGGGAGAGATATGCAAGCAGAAGGTAGAAGGTCAGGCATTGAGCTTTTTTAAAAGCCATGCCATGTTCTCGCCCAGTTTCTTCATGGTTTCAATCCCTTCGCTGTCATCTTTGGCCTCCCCGGGGTTTCTTCCGATGCCGATGTTCCAGTATTTTGAGCCCGGGATCACCATCTCTCCGATAAGGAAGAAGTAGTTTAAAGAGCTGAAGACATGGGAAGCGCCGGCGCGCCGAACAGCGACAACAGCGGCTCCTGCCTTGCGCTTTAACATATTATCATTGGCGCGCGCTACCATGCCTGCTCTTTCTATCAGCGCTTTCATATCCGCGGAGACATCGGCAAAATAGGTGGGTGAGCCGAGTATGATGCCGTCAGCCTCAAGCATCTTTTCGATGCATTCA
This DNA window, taken from Nitrospirota bacterium, encodes the following:
- the trpD gene encoding anthranilate phosphoribosyltransferase, with amino-acid sequence MIKEAISLLIEGKDLSKIQMADSMRDIMEGKATDAQTASFLTALRLKGETIEEITGAAMIMREKVTAIKAPANTVDTCGTGGDMAHTFNISTTSAIVVSACGVPVAKHGNRSVSSRSGSADVLESLGVKIDLAPEKVERCLQETGFGFMFAPLFHPAMKYAIGPRKEMGIRTVFNILGPLTNPAGAKRQVLGVFSDTLTETMAHVLQNLGIEHAFIVHGKDGLDEITNTDATKISELKNGDVNTYYLSPSDIGFKKAGKAELAGGTAQDNAKITIDILKGSPGAKRDITIMNSAAALIAGGHADGFFEAVRQAEETIDSGAAQRKLEEIIAITNKI
- a CDS encoding diguanylate cyclase; this translates as MKILVVEDDPISRKLLEKTVKSWGHEVIAAENGMIAWEIFLKEEIKFIIADWMMPEMDGVTLCKNIRALNKTGYIYFILLTGKDKKEDIVEGLEAGADDYVAKPFDVAELKVRVRAGERILNLEKELTQKNNELGNLNKRLEEIARTDALMEIGNRHAFYESIKKSHHRACRYLQNYGLIMCDIDYFKNYNDTYGHMEGDILLKKVADTLKEVIRLSDDIFRWGGEEIVVIVHEQEKSQTIVVAEKLRQAIESLKIEHKGCERGYLTISCGVAAFNENDKHNEWKEILDRADKALYIAKQSGRNRVCVPTDKVETAPSS
- a CDS encoding response regulator, with the translated sequence MNKLHISNRALRYIGLGILVLIIAVISLLDIYHTSYMNRELNSLEEGHRKNLRDVDGLLTRFVDIRGQLTVYVIEGHTDIKPLLKNIKELTNDSEAIASTLVDEEDRVMLNSFIEKLRKYRTAMVAYSQELAMRRTGEGVRSWEKVLLETEHSAHENVLTLKNNVRVEITRHMEEIISKGKRSQTLSLVFASIGILSGILLAFLLQNALSRPVKTLVNIFQSVADGDLSQKVDVASNDEIGQLGSAFNKMTQRLSEVVVSKSHLDDILESIADIMVILDSKGRIKKVNNAALNLLGYSKDELIGNEFGMLCGKSGKEERQADFFGMLLDTGIVRGYETSCETKSHNSIPSILSGSVLKDDKGDITDIIIIAKDITDRKSVEAVLMDTREKLEADRGNLHHALDTFSQIINEVELKKGFTTHEYKPVHNPYIPTCWEYKKCGKEDCPAYGKEHVRCWQLAGTHCGGEVQGQFAQKYGRCEQCDVYKMSTADALYETTETFNNMMFILEGTHKDLVSERIKAEEANKIKSEFLANMSHEIRTPMNAIVGMTSLALDTELTDEQYDFLSIVKKSAYSLLNIINDILDFSKIESGKMPIENIEFNLRLTVEGVAETLAFQASEKNLELACMVHHEVDSLLTGDPARIRQILLNLGNNAIKFTQKGEVVIRAELLEENDDVENILFSVSDTGIGLPEDKLDMIFDEFSQADGSTTRIYGGTGLGLSISKKLVELMNGEIGVDTTPGKGSRFWFSLPLKKQKDIQPMPIDETAPELKGMKVLITDDNKTNRLILEKTLQNYGCRSVSVDSGVAAIRELKKAAIAKDPFKVMLLDMQMPGMDGEHTTVIVKNTPEIRDTEIIILTSLGSRGDVADIRNIGCSGYLIKPVKESLLLETIIAVLSGKERDKSAHRHKIVTSHTLRDTKYQSVNILLAEDNPVNQKVAQKILTKAGYQVDIVDNGRLALEALDKKKYDIVLMDIQMPEMDGIKATNEIRLREKHGMHTTIIAMTAHALKGDFERCIEAGMDDYLSKPIEPQEMLDKISKWVKSKIISPKPIITKMAGEMTKPEAGEKASSEAGIEPGSDQPVDMKSAMARFGDDKDFYKEMVNEFLSYVPGQIKAIEDGAASGDADAVQKNAHSIKGAAGNLSATKVQSLALAIEHKGRDNDISSGLTQLIENLRSEISALNKFAESM
- a CDS encoding flavodoxin family protein; this encodes MKVIGFNGSARKDGNTAILLNSVLDEISREGIETELYQMAGKPLHGCIGCFKCFDKKDKRCSIDNDIANECIEKMLEADGIILGSPTYFADVSADMKALIERAGMVARANDNMLKRKAGAAVVAVRRAGASHVFSSLNYFFLIGEMVIPGSKYWNIGIGRNPGEAKDDSEGIETMKKLGENMAWLLKKLNA